From the Nodularia sp. NIES-3585 genome, one window contains:
- the psbA gene encoding photosystem II q(b) protein, producing the protein MTTTLQQRQSANVWDRFCEWITSTDNRIYIGWFGVLMIPTLLAATTCFIIAFVAAPPVDIDGIREPVAGSLIYGNNIISGAVVPSSNAIGLHFYPIWEAASLDEWLYNGGPYQLVIFHFLIGCACYLGRQWELSYRLGMRPWICVAYSAPLASATAVFLIYPIGQGSFSDGMPLGISGTFNFMIVFQAEHNILMHPFHMLGVAGVFGGSLFSAMHGSLVTSSLVRETTETESQNYGYKFGQEEETYNIVAAHGYFGRLIFQYASFNNSRSLHFFLAAWPVIGIWFTALGISTMAFNLNGFNFNQSVIDSQGRVIATWADVINRANLGMEVMHERNAHNFPLDLAAADVAPVALTAPAING; encoded by the coding sequence ATGACCACAACCTTACAACAGCGTCAAAGCGCTAACGTATGGGATCGCTTCTGCGAATGGATCACCAGCACCGACAACCGCATTTACATCGGTTGGTTTGGCGTTCTCATGATCCCAACCCTACTAGCTGCTACCACCTGCTTCATTATCGCTTTCGTAGCTGCTCCTCCCGTAGACATCGACGGTATCCGTGAACCCGTAGCTGGTTCATTGATTTACGGAAACAACATCATCTCAGGTGCAGTTGTTCCTTCTTCTAACGCTATCGGCTTGCACTTCTACCCAATCTGGGAAGCAGCTTCCTTAGATGAGTGGTTGTACAACGGCGGTCCTTACCAATTGGTAATTTTCCACTTCTTGATCGGTTGCGCTTGCTACCTTGGTCGTCAGTGGGAACTATCTTACCGCTTGGGAATGCGTCCTTGGATCTGTGTAGCTTACTCTGCGCCTTTGGCATCTGCTACCGCAGTATTCTTAATCTACCCAATTGGTCAAGGTTCATTCTCTGACGGTATGCCTTTGGGTATCTCCGGAACCTTCAACTTCATGATTGTGTTCCAAGCAGAACACAACATCTTGATGCACCCCTTCCATATGTTGGGAGTAGCTGGTGTCTTCGGTGGTTCATTATTCTCCGCAATGCACGGTTCCTTGGTAACTTCCTCCTTGGTACGTGAAACAACCGAAACCGAATCACAAAACTACGGTTACAAATTCGGACAAGAAGAAGAAACCTACAACATCGTTGCAGCCCACGGCTACTTCGGTCGGTTAATCTTCCAATACGCTTCCTTCAACAACAGCCGTTCACTTCACTTCTTCCTAGCTGCTTGGCCTGTAATCGGTATCTGGTTTACCGCTTTGGGTATCAGCACAATGGCGTTCAACTTGAACGGTTTCAACTTCAACCAATCAGTAATTGATTCTCAAGGTCGCGTTATCGCTACCTGGGCTGACGTAATCAACCGCGCTAACTTGGGTATGGAAGTAATGCACGAGCGTAACGCTCACAACTTCCCCCTAGACTTGGCTGCTGCTGATGTTGCTCCAGTTGCTTTAACTGCACCTGCTATCAACGGTTAA
- a CDS encoding histidine triad nucleotide-binding protein produces the protein MSETTETIFSKIIRREIPVDVLFEDDLALAFKDVNPQAPVHILVIPKKPIVKLADAESQDQALLGHLLLTAQRVAAEAGLNNGYRVVINNGADGGQSVYHLHLHILGGRQMDWPPG, from the coding sequence ATGAGTGAAACCACAGAGACGATTTTCAGCAAAATTATTCGCCGAGAAATTCCGGTAGATGTTCTTTTCGAGGATGACTTAGCCCTAGCATTCAAAGACGTTAACCCCCAAGCCCCAGTTCATATCCTCGTCATTCCCAAAAAACCCATCGTCAAATTAGCTGATGCTGAATCCCAAGATCAAGCTCTTTTAGGACATCTATTATTAACTGCTCAACGGGTAGCCGCAGAAGCCGGATTAAACAACGGTTATCGCGTGGTCATCAATAATGGTGCTGATGGCGGTCAAAGTGTCTACCATTTACATTTACATATCCTGGGAGGACGGCAGATGGACTGGCCTCCAGGTTAA
- a CDS encoding Uma2 family endonuclease, whose product MLQTPTKPLTLEEFLQQPETKPASEFIDGQIIQKPMPQGKHSTLQVDLGADINLTLKPQHIARAYSELRCTFGGRSIVPDIAVFTWERIPRDDNGKVSNTFAIAPDWTIEILSPDQSQTKVVRNILHCLNHGTQMGWLIDPEEEVVFAYFADRTLAVFELESDRLPVPPFAESFNLTVGKLFSWLTE is encoded by the coding sequence ATGCTTCAAACCCCCACCAAACCCTTAACCCTAGAAGAATTTCTCCAACAACCGGAAACCAAACCGGCTAGCGAATTTATAGACGGTCAGATTATTCAAAAACCTATGCCCCAAGGAAAACACAGCACGCTTCAAGTGGACCTTGGTGCTGATATTAATCTAACGCTGAAACCCCAGCATATCGCCCGTGCTTATTCAGAACTACGCTGTACCTTTGGGGGTAGATCCATTGTTCCTGATATCGCAGTTTTCACATGGGAACGCATCCCCCGCGACGATAACGGCAAAGTATCCAACACCTTTGCGATCGCACCAGACTGGACAATTGAAATTCTTTCCCCTGACCAAAGTCAAACCAAAGTCGTCCGTAACATTCTCCACTGTCTCAACCACGGGACTCAGATGGGCTGGTTGATTGATCCAGAAGAAGAAGTGGTATTTGCGTATTTTGCTGATCGCACCCTTGCAGTTTTTGAACTAGAAAGCGATCGCTTACCTGTCCCACCCTTTGCCGAATCATTCAACTTGACTGTGGGTAAACTTTTTAGTTGGTTAACAGAATAG
- a CDS encoding protein NO VEIN domain-containing protein, giving the protein MSRKLAVKRLTDSDLTFFECHFKNPNRPGGKQKAINLNANIFIDKLYPTLLDYVQIKTGNKIPLDISIYGPGLEGEYNLQRKIVRGDTYKNWRLNGEFVTNPDDSPVRFNILEPGDFVIFDFDGINVPVSAKAIFISRKHEDDISVHAAIELFLGTSKMANLTLIDIRKIIAESTIVSKHPIHELVLDDDDALEDFVQGGDKGLQTLLSKPSGRRISLADLKKAKETAEINGRRGEEFVNVHLASQKELGKIRDYKWESNENPVSVYDFSLTLLDGSQVLIDVKSTGKGFKLPFHISLGELNCMANAQRYDIYRVFGMSQDCAKMRITECVQKFASGILEIFQELPEGISPDSVSVEPSALVFTEEIEIYVNDDEE; this is encoded by the coding sequence ATGTCAAGAAAGCTTGCCGTTAAAAGACTTACTGACTCAGACCTGACATTTTTTGAGTGCCACTTTAAGAATCCGAACCGCCCTGGTGGAAAACAAAAAGCGATCAACTTGAATGCCAATATTTTTATCGACAAGCTCTATCCTACTTTATTGGATTATGTACAAATTAAAACGGGAAACAAGATACCCCTAGATATTTCTATCTATGGACCTGGTCTTGAGGGTGAGTATAATCTTCAACGAAAGATAGTTAGAGGTGACACATACAAAAATTGGCGGCTGAATGGTGAATTTGTCACAAATCCTGATGATAGTCCTGTAAGATTTAATATTCTAGAACCCGGTGACTTTGTGATTTTTGACTTTGATGGAATTAATGTTCCCGTTTCTGCTAAAGCTATATTTATTTCCAGGAAGCACGAAGATGATATCTCCGTTCATGCTGCCATAGAATTATTTCTAGGAACATCAAAAATGGCAAATTTGACACTTATAGATATTAGAAAAATCATTGCTGAAAGTACGATTGTTTCAAAACATCCTATTCATGAGCTTGTTTTAGATGATGATGATGCTTTAGAAGATTTTGTTCAAGGTGGAGATAAAGGACTACAAACGCTATTATCTAAACCTTCAGGCAGAAGAATATCTCTTGCTGATTTAAAAAAAGCAAAAGAAACAGCTGAAATCAACGGACGAAGAGGGGAAGAATTTGTAAATGTACATCTTGCCTCTCAAAAAGAATTAGGCAAAATCCGTGATTACAAATGGGAATCTAATGAAAATCCAGTTTCAGTTTATGATTTTTCTTTAACATTGCTTGATGGAAGCCAAGTTTTAATTGATGTTAAATCAACTGGAAAAGGTTTTAAATTGCCATTTCATATTTCACTGGGTGAGTTAAATTGTATGGCTAATGCACAGCGATACGATATTTATCGAGTTTTTGGCATGAGTCAGGATTGCGCCAAGATGAGAATTACAGAGTGCGTTCAAAAGTTTGCTAGTGGAATTTTAGAAATCTTCCAAGAATTACCAGAAGGAATATCCCCTGATTCAGTTTCTGTGGAACCTTCAGCTTTAGTTTTTACAGAAGAAATTGAAATTTATGTTAATGATGATGAAGAATAG
- a CDS encoding DNA cytosine methyltransferase encodes MLINPIKQKINRLKLGGKPRVLDIFAGCGGLSLGFQKAGFEIVGSVECDHLAAQSHAVNFCKNISPELWKLHANARDITVTEPEQLISELHLGSDVTNAIDVIIGGPPCQAFARVGRSKLREVADHPEAFMQDPRANLYLRYLHYVKALRPLALLMENVPDALNYGGHNIAEEMCQVLTKSGYRCGYTLLNAVYYGVPQMRERMFLIAYAHELEAQVTFPNPTHWIELPRGYNGSRQVALKNLSINKQKILSKQMDLFNIDLSSYISPPPPHPGLLKAISASEAIGDLPPITLHLEGKLKRGAKRFTTTTPYSNTLKASDYAQKLRKWEGFEANEGVKDHIIRVLSPRDFDIFRRMSPGEQYPEAYQHAINILNEKLEKLKISESKMEYDTVELNTLKKQIVPPYDPSKFPNKWRKMEADKPARTLMAHLGKDSYSHIHYDSTQARTISVREAARLQSFPDQFIFVGTMNPAFKQIGNAVPPLLAAAIANQMFSQIQRAIICQESLPLKDLLTQT; translated from the coding sequence GTGTTAATAAACCCGATTAAACAAAAAATTAACCGACTTAAATTGGGAGGTAAACCCAGAGTTTTAGATATTTTTGCAGGGTGTGGTGGTCTCTCACTCGGTTTTCAGAAAGCCGGATTTGAAATTGTAGGATCTGTAGAATGCGATCATCTAGCTGCTCAGTCTCATGCTGTAAACTTTTGCAAAAATATATCGCCAGAACTCTGGAAACTTCATGCTAATGCCCGCGATATTACTGTTACCGAACCTGAGCAACTTATTAGTGAATTACATCTCGGTTCTGACGTAACTAATGCTATTGATGTAATTATTGGCGGGCCACCTTGTCAAGCTTTTGCTAGAGTGGGACGCTCAAAATTGAGAGAAGTAGCTGACCATCCTGAAGCTTTTATGCAAGATCCCAGAGCCAATTTGTATCTAAGATATTTACATTATGTAAAAGCGTTGCGGCCTTTGGCACTCTTAATGGAAAATGTACCAGATGCGCTCAATTATGGAGGTCATAATATTGCTGAAGAGATGTGTCAAGTCCTGACTAAAAGTGGCTACAGATGCGGATATACTCTCTTGAATGCAGTTTATTACGGTGTTCCTCAAATGCGCGAGCGTATGTTTTTAATTGCTTATGCTCATGAACTTGAGGCACAAGTTACTTTCCCAAATCCAACTCATTGGATAGAACTTCCTAGAGGTTATAACGGTTCAAGACAAGTAGCTTTAAAAAATCTGTCAATAAATAAACAAAAGATATTATCTAAGCAAATGGATTTGTTCAATATTGACTTATCCTCATACATATCACCGCCGCCGCCTCATCCTGGTTTACTGAAGGCTATTAGCGCTAGTGAAGCTATAGGAGATTTACCGCCCATAACCTTACATTTAGAAGGAAAGCTGAAACGTGGTGCTAAAAGATTTACAACAACAACTCCCTACTCTAATACGTTAAAAGCTTCAGACTACGCTCAAAAACTTAGGAAATGGGAGGGTTTTGAGGCGAATGAAGGGGTTAAAGATCATATAATTCGGGTACTCTCTCCCAGAGATTTCGACATATTTCGCCGAATGTCGCCAGGAGAGCAATATCCAGAAGCTTATCAACACGCAATAAATATCTTGAATGAAAAGCTAGAGAAGTTAAAGATATCTGAGAGCAAAATGGAGTATGACACTGTAGAATTAAATACTTTGAAAAAACAAATTGTTCCTCCTTATGATCCATCTAAGTTCCCCAATAAATGGCGAAAAATGGAGGCAGATAAACCTGCAAGAACGTTAATGGCTCACCTGGGTAAAGATAGCTATTCCCACATCCATTATGACAGCACACAGGCTAGAACTATCTCAGTACGAGAAGCAGCACGTCTACAGTCATTTCCCGATCAGTTTATTTTTGTTGGTACTATGAATCCAGCTTTTAAGCAGATTGGAAATGCTGTTCCTCCTTTGCTAGCCGCAGCGATCGCTAATCAAATGTTTTCACAAATACAAAGAGCTATTATATGTCAAGAAAGCTTGCCGTTAAAAGACTTACTGACTCAGACCTGA
- a CDS encoding YifB family Mg chelatase-like AAA ATPase, which translates to MLARVWSASIVGIDAVKVGVEVDISGGLPGIVVLGLPDSAVQESKERVKATLKNAGFAFPMRKIVINLTPADLRKEGPCFDLPISVGILAASEQVSADLLGDYLFLGEVSLDGSLRPVAGVLPIAATAQKMGIAGLVVPVDNAQEAAVVAGLAVYGCKNIADVVDLLNNPGRYKPVQPDNSQPLPKTAYPGADLKDVKGQAHARRALEIAAAGGHNLIFVGPPGSGKTMLARRLPGILPPLEFAESLEVTRIHSVAGLLKNRGSLVRDRPFRSPHHSASGPSLVGGGSFPRPGEISLSHQGILFLDELTEFKRDVLEFLRQPLEDGYVTISRTRQSVMFPAQFTLVASTNPCPCGYYGDTIQQCTCSPRQRENYWAKLSGPLMDRIDLQVAVNRLKPEEITQQPTGEASTSVLERVTKARDRAVKRFQGEPNLRCNAQMQSHHLQKWCKLDDTSRSLLEAAIRKLGLSARASDRILKVGRTIADLAGEEELKANHIAEAIQYRTIDRMQ; encoded by the coding sequence ATGCTGGCTAGAGTCTGGAGTGCATCTATTGTGGGCATCGATGCCGTTAAAGTCGGTGTTGAAGTCGATATTTCAGGGGGTTTACCAGGAATTGTGGTGTTGGGTCTTCCAGATTCGGCGGTGCAAGAATCTAAGGAGAGGGTAAAAGCGACGCTGAAAAATGCTGGTTTTGCTTTCCCGATGCGGAAAATTGTGATTAACCTGACTCCGGCTGATTTACGCAAGGAAGGGCCTTGTTTCGATTTACCGATTAGTGTGGGGATTTTGGCGGCTTCTGAACAAGTTAGTGCTGATTTGTTGGGAGATTATCTTTTCTTGGGTGAAGTCTCCTTAGATGGTAGTTTACGTCCTGTGGCTGGGGTTTTACCTATTGCGGCTACAGCCCAAAAAATGGGGATTGCAGGTTTAGTGGTTCCAGTGGATAATGCTCAAGAAGCTGCGGTAGTTGCAGGATTGGCGGTTTACGGTTGCAAAAATATCGCTGATGTGGTGGATTTGTTGAATAATCCAGGGCGTTACAAACCTGTACAGCCAGATAATTCACAACCGTTACCCAAAACGGCTTATCCTGGTGCAGACTTAAAAGATGTCAAAGGTCAGGCTCATGCTCGTCGGGCTTTGGAAATTGCGGCGGCCGGAGGACACAATCTTATATTTGTCGGACCTCCTGGAAGTGGGAAGACGATGTTAGCTCGACGTTTACCGGGTATTTTACCTCCTTTAGAGTTTGCGGAATCTTTAGAAGTCACTCGGATTCACTCGGTGGCTGGGTTGTTGAAAAATCGCGGTTCCTTAGTACGCGATCGCCCTTTTCGCAGTCCTCACCATTCCGCATCAGGCCCTTCTCTAGTTGGTGGTGGTAGCTTTCCCCGTCCTGGGGAAATTTCTTTATCTCACCAAGGAATTTTATTTTTGGATGAGTTAACTGAGTTTAAACGCGATGTTTTAGAATTTCTCCGCCAACCTTTAGAAGATGGTTATGTGACCATTTCTCGTACTAGACAATCGGTGATGTTTCCGGCGCAATTTACTTTAGTCGCCAGTACAAATCCCTGTCCTTGCGGTTATTATGGCGATACTATTCAACAGTGTACCTGTTCACCCAGACAACGGGAAAATTATTGGGCAAAGCTTTCGGGGCCTTTGATGGATCGGATTGATTTACAAGTTGCAGTGAATCGTTTAAAACCAGAGGAAATTACCCAACAACCCACGGGAGAAGCTTCAACTTCGGTTTTGGAGAGAGTTACAAAAGCCCGCGATCGCGCCGTTAAACGTTTTCAAGGAGAACCAAATCTGCGTTGTAATGCTCAAATGCAAAGCCATCATCTTCAGAAATGGTGCAAGTTAGATGATACTAGCCGCAGTCTATTGGAAGCAGCAATTAGAAAATTAGGGTTATCTGCAAGGGCGAGCGATCGCATTCTCAAAGTCGGGCGGACTATTGCAGATTTAGCGGGGGAAGAGGAATTAAAAGCTAATCATATAGCTGAAGCGATTCAATACCGCACAATCGATAGGATGCAATAG
- a CDS encoding YihY/virulence factor BrkB family protein: MKLQAIWTLFPETFKQWSEDKASRLAAALAYYTIFSIAPLLIIVIAIAGAVFGEEAARGEIVRQIQGLVGRDGAQFLEIAIKNASRPQAGAIASILSVVILLIGATGVFAELQDSLNTIWDVKAKPGRGMMTIIRQRFLSFTMILGIGFLLLVSLVISAGLSALTTYFSNALPEIDSIWQMLNFLLSFAITTVIFALIFKVLPDVRITWSDVLIGALLTSLLFSIGKFLLGQYIGRSTLGSAYGAAGSLVVIIAWVYYAAQILFFGAEFTQVYARRYGTDITPTANAIPRTAKTPVQGGVINNHSRTAWRKKQSSRLINRVLHYFRHPKRLKRRPRNRRY, translated from the coding sequence ATGAAGTTACAGGCGATTTGGACGCTATTCCCAGAAACTTTTAAACAATGGAGTGAAGATAAAGCCTCACGGTTAGCGGCAGCATTAGCTTATTACACTATATTTTCTATTGCACCTTTGCTAATTATTGTAATTGCGATCGCGGGCGCAGTATTTGGAGAAGAAGCCGCCAGGGGTGAAATTGTTCGCCAAATTCAAGGTTTGGTGGGCAGAGATGGCGCACAATTCCTAGAAATAGCCATTAAAAATGCTAGCAGACCACAAGCTGGAGCGATCGCCTCTATTCTGAGTGTTGTAATTTTACTCATAGGTGCTACTGGTGTATTTGCGGAGTTACAAGATTCCCTCAACACCATTTGGGATGTCAAAGCCAAACCTGGACGTGGCATGATGACTATCATTCGCCAACGCTTCTTATCATTCACCATGATTTTAGGCATTGGCTTTTTACTTCTCGTTTCCTTAGTCATTAGTGCCGGATTATCAGCACTGACAACTTACTTTAGCAACGCCTTACCAGAGATTGATTCCATCTGGCAGATGCTCAATTTTCTGCTTTCTTTTGCCATTACCACCGTTATTTTTGCACTAATTTTTAAAGTTTTACCAGATGTCAGAATTACTTGGAGTGATGTTTTAATTGGTGCATTGCTGACTTCCCTCTTATTTTCCATCGGTAAGTTTTTATTAGGACAGTATATCGGTAGGAGTACTTTGGGTTCAGCCTATGGTGCGGCTGGTTCACTGGTGGTAATCATCGCTTGGGTTTACTATGCTGCCCAGATTCTGTTTTTTGGCGCAGAGTTTACCCAGGTTTATGCTAGGCGATACGGCACTGACATCACTCCAACTGCAAATGCTATCCCACGCACTGCTAAAACTCCTGTTCAGGGAGGTGTAATAAATAATCATTCGCGAACTGCTTGGAGAAAAAAGCAATCCTCTCGCTTAATTAATCGTGTACTCCACTACTTTAGGCATCCCAAGCGCTTAAAACGCCGCCCCAGAAATCGCCGCTATTGA
- the purB gene encoding adenylosuccinate lyase yields the protein MIERYTLPEMGNLWTETYKLKTWLQVEIAVCEAQAELGYIPSQAVEEIKAKANFDPKRVLEIEAEVRHDVIAFLTNVNEYVGDAGRYIHLGLTSSDVLDTALGLQLVASLDLISQHLEELIQVIRLKAREHRYTVMTGRSHGIHAEPMTFGFKLAGWLAEVLRHQQRLKVLRETIAVGKISGAVGTYANIEPRVEAIACEKLGLKPDTASTQVISRDRHADYVQQLALVAASIERFAVEIRNLQRTDVLEVEEFFAKGQKGSSAMPHKRNPIRSERLTGMARLVRSHAGAALENVALWHERDISHSSVERVILPDACILTHFMLVEITGLVKNLLVYPENMARNLNCYGGVVFSQKVLLALIDKGMNREEAYAIVQESAHTAWNKPEGDFHALITQNPRVTQNLSPAEIEACFDPQQHLRHLDQVYQRLGI from the coding sequence TTGATTGAGCGTTATACTCTGCCCGAAATGGGCAACCTGTGGACTGAAACTTACAAATTAAAAACCTGGCTTCAGGTGGAAATTGCAGTTTGTGAAGCCCAAGCTGAACTGGGTTATATCCCTTCTCAGGCAGTTGAAGAAATTAAAGCTAAGGCGAATTTTGACCCGAAGCGAGTCTTGGAAATTGAAGCTGAAGTCCGTCATGATGTCATTGCCTTTTTAACCAATGTCAATGAATATGTGGGTGATGCTGGGCGTTATATTCATCTGGGTTTAACTAGCTCGGATGTACTAGATACCGCTTTAGGACTACAATTAGTTGCTAGTCTGGATCTCATATCCCAACACCTGGAAGAGTTAATTCAGGTAATTCGCCTCAAGGCACGAGAACATCGTTATACAGTCATGACTGGCCGTTCACACGGTATTCACGCTGAACCGATGACTTTTGGATTTAAGTTAGCTGGATGGTTAGCTGAGGTGTTGCGCCATCAACAAAGGCTGAAAGTTCTCCGGGAAACCATCGCCGTGGGGAAAATTTCCGGGGCTGTGGGAACCTATGCCAATATTGAACCACGAGTGGAAGCGATCGCTTGTGAAAAACTAGGACTCAAACCTGATACGGCCTCGACTCAAGTAATTTCGCGCGATCGCCATGCCGACTACGTGCAACAATTAGCCTTAGTCGCCGCATCCATTGAACGCTTTGCTGTAGAAATTCGGAATCTCCAAAGAACAGACGTTTTAGAAGTAGAAGAATTTTTCGCCAAAGGTCAAAAAGGCTCATCAGCCATGCCCCACAAGCGCAACCCCATCCGTTCAGAACGGTTGACGGGAATGGCTAGGCTAGTGAGAAGTCATGCTGGTGCAGCCCTGGAAAACGTGGCTTTATGGCATGAACGGGACATTTCTCACAGTTCTGTAGAACGGGTAATTTTGCCAGATGCTTGCATTTTGACTCACTTTATGCTGGTAGAAATTACCGGATTGGTGAAAAACTTGCTGGTGTACCCCGAAAACATGGCGCGGAACCTGAACTGTTATGGCGGTGTAGTGTTTAGCCAAAAAGTTCTCCTGGCTTTAATAGACAAGGGAATGAACCGAGAAGAAGCTTACGCCATTGTTCAAGAAAGCGCTCATACTGCTTGGAACAAGCCAGAAGGAGACTTCCACGCCTTAATTACTCAAAACCCGCGTGTAACTCAAAATCTGTCCCCAGCAGAAATTGAAGCCTGTTTTGACCCGCAGCAACATCTGCGCCATTTAGATCAAGTTTACCAACGACTAGGTATTTAA
- a CDS encoding DUF2808 domain-containing protein — MKKLICLSALSFAIATMGLPAIAQGQEIQYDQSAPRISSTTGLPDRHYISLYTGEQPLSSITIRPSEFMDLGENIQVTDEAGETIEAVVSKEEDMVKINFAQPIPPATNLEIAMMDLGLSPTMPAGEVFHYQVSGDHVGLMREIPYGLARVQVF, encoded by the coding sequence ATGAAAAAATTGATTTGCTTATCGGCTTTAAGTTTTGCGATCGCCACAATGGGTCTGCCCGCGATCGCTCAGGGTCAAGAAATCCAGTATGATCAAAGCGCCCCTCGCATTAGCAGCACAACTGGTTTACCTGATCGGCATTATATCAGCTTGTATACTGGTGAACAGCCTTTATCTAGCATTACAATTCGTCCCTCAGAATTTATGGATCTTGGTGAAAATATTCAAGTCACCGATGAAGCGGGTGAAACCATTGAAGCAGTGGTTTCTAAAGAAGAGGACATGGTGAAAATCAATTTTGCTCAACCAATACCTCCTGCAACTAACCTCGAAATTGCCATGATGGATTTAGGACTTTCGCCGACTATGCCTGCTGGTGAAGTTTTTCACTATCAAGTATCTGGTGATCATGTGGGCTTGATGCGAGAAATTCCCTATGGTTTAGCACGAGTTCAGGTATTTTGA
- the hemH gene encoding ferrochelatase, whose amino-acid sequence MSRVGVLLLNLGGPDKLEDVGPFLYNLFSDPEIIRLPFRWLQKPLAWFIASRRTTTSQANYKQIGGGSPLRRITEEQGQALKQQLGDLGQEVNIYVGMRYWHPYTEEAIAQIAADNIEHLVILPLYPQFSISTSGSSFRLLDKLWQEKPELQPIDYTVIPSWYKEPGYLQAMAELIVQELDQCPNPDEAHIFFSAHGVPKSYVEEAGDPYEQEIEECTALIMQTLNRPNLYTLAYQSRVGPVEWLQPYTEDALEQLGAQGIKDLVVVPISFVSEHIETLQEIDIEYREIAEESGIHNFRRAAAPNTHPVFIKALADLVIDALNNPSFKLSQAAQMKKRVKMYPQENWEWGMTTSAEVWNGRIAMLGFIALMIELVTGHGFLHMIGLLQ is encoded by the coding sequence ATGAGTCGTGTAGGCGTTTTATTACTCAATCTCGGTGGCCCTGATAAGCTAGAGGATGTCGGGCCTTTTTTGTATAACCTATTTTCCGACCCAGAAATTATTCGCCTACCGTTTCGCTGGTTGCAAAAACCCCTAGCTTGGTTTATTGCTTCACGGCGAACCACAACATCCCAAGCCAATTATAAGCAAATTGGCGGCGGTTCTCCACTACGGCGAATTACTGAGGAACAAGGGCAAGCCCTGAAACAACAGTTGGGTGATTTGGGACAAGAAGTTAATATCTATGTGGGAATGCGTTATTGGCATCCTTACACAGAAGAGGCGATCGCACAAATCGCGGCTGATAATATCGAACACCTAGTAATTTTACCACTGTACCCACAATTTTCCATTAGTACTAGTGGTTCTAGCTTTCGGTTATTAGATAAACTTTGGCAAGAAAAGCCAGAACTTCAGCCCATTGACTATACTGTAATTCCCTCGTGGTACAAAGAACCAGGCTATTTACAGGCCATGGCGGAACTCATAGTCCAAGAACTAGATCAATGTCCCAATCCGGATGAAGCTCATATCTTTTTCAGCGCTCACGGCGTTCCTAAAAGCTACGTTGAAGAAGCCGGAGACCCCTATGAGCAAGAGATTGAAGAATGTACTGCTTTAATTATGCAGACTCTCAACCGACCAAATCTTTACACCTTAGCTTACCAAAGTCGTGTCGGACCAGTGGAATGGCTCCAACCGTATACTGAAGATGCTCTCGAACAACTCGGCGCACAAGGGATAAAAGATTTAGTTGTTGTACCTATCAGTTTTGTCTCGGAACACATTGAGACTCTACAAGAAATTGATATTGAATATCGAGAAATAGCCGAGGAGTCAGGAATTCACAACTTCCGTCGCGCTGCTGCTCCCAATACTCACCCAGTATTTATTAAAGCATTGGCAGACTTAGTAATTGATGCCCTAAATAACCCCAGTTTCAAGCTTTCGCAAGCTGCACAAATGAAAAAAAGGGTGAAAATGTACCCCCAAGAGAACTGGGAATGGGGGATGACTACTAGCGCCGAAGTTTGGAATGGTCGGATTGCGATGTTGGGCTTTATTGCTTTAATGATTGAGCTAGTTACTGGTCATGGTTTTTTGCATATGATTGGACTTTTGCAGTAG